GCTAATTCAATAGAGTTTTTTAATGATAATTATAGTTGGTCAACACTTCCAAGTTCAAAACAATTTGCTCAAAAAGATGGATATAGATTTTTTATGGAAAAAGAGATTTATGAGCAAAGTACTGTTGTAAGTGATTGTATGATTGGACGTGTAAAAGATAATGAAATTTTATTTGATGAAATAGATTCTTCAATACTTGATGGAATAAATGAGATAAAAATTTGTGCTTGTGGAACTTCTTATCATGCAGGACTTACATCTTCATATCTTTTTGAAAGACTTTCAAAAATAAAATGTAATATCGAAGTTGCCAGTGAATTTAGATATAAAGAACCACTTTTAACAAAAGATACTTTATTTGTAGTAATCTCTCAAAGTGGGGAAACAGCAGATACTTTAGAAGCTTTAAAAATGGCAAAAAATGCTGGACTTAAAACTTTAGTTATTTGTAATGTTGATAACTCTTCTATGACTAGAACTGCTGATTATACAATTTTAACAAGAGCTGGAATAGAAAAAGGTGTTGCTTCAACAAAAGCCTTCTCGACTCAAACAGTTGTGCTTTGGATGTTATCATTATATTTTGCAAAAATAAAAAATCTAATTTCATCGGAAGTTTTAGCAAATGAAATTCATACTTTAAGAGAAGTTCCTAAAACTTTATGTATAAGTGATAGAATTCATGAAAAAACAAAAAGATTATCAAAAAGATATCTGCATGGTCATGGATTCTTTTTTATAGGAAGAGATGTATTTTATCCATTAGCTTTAGAGGGTGCTTTAAAATTAAAAGAGATTTCATATTTACACGCAGAAGGTTATCCATCTGGTGAAATGAAACATGGACCAATTGCATTAGCAGACCCAGAATTATTCACAATTGCATTAATGCCACAAAATTTATTATATGATAAAATCAAATCAAATGTTGAAGAGTTAAGTGCACGTGATAGTACAATTTGTGCTATTTCACCACTTGATTTTGATTTAGCAGATGATTTTATAAAAATAAACTCTTGTGACCACTATATGTTGGAATTTTTTGAAATGTTAGTTGTTTTACAACTTTTATCAATGGAAATTTCAATAAGACTTGGAAATGATGTTGATATGCCAAGAAACTTGGCTAAATCTGTTACTGTAGAAT
The genomic region above belongs to Arcobacter ellisii and contains:
- the glmS gene encoding glutamine--fructose-6-phosphate transaminase (isomerizing), with the translated sequence MCGIVGYIGKKDTTKILLDGLKELEYRGYDSAGIAVLKDNKIDVFKALGKLINLEEKVNSSASNDYHLGIGHTRWATHGKPTELNAHPHLGEYSYVVHNGIIENYKELKDELIEKGHKFVSQTDTEVIVHLFENFYNQLNDTTKAFKNTISRLEGAFSILLITKADPTKIFFFKNGSPLIVAKGNEKEEVLFASSDAPLIGLASDVVYLEDGVGGVVSANSIEFFNDNYSWSTLPSSKQFAQKDGYRFFMEKEIYEQSTVVSDCMIGRVKDNEILFDEIDSSILDGINEIKICACGTSYHAGLTSSYLFERLSKIKCNIEVASEFRYKEPLLTKDTLFVVISQSGETADTLEALKMAKNAGLKTLVICNVDNSSMTRTADYTILTRAGIEKGVASTKAFSTQTVVLWMLSLYFAKIKNLISSEVLANEIHTLREVPKTLCISDRIHEKTKRLSKRYLHGHGFFFIGRDVFYPLALEGALKLKEISYLHAEGYPSGEMKHGPIALADPELFTIALMPQNLLYDKIKSNVEELSARDSTICAISPLDFDLADDFIKINSCDHYMLEFFEMLVVLQLLSMEISIRLGNDVDMPRNLAKSVTVE